Proteins from one Cellulosilyticum lentocellum DSM 5427 genomic window:
- a CDS encoding amidohydrolase, producing MILIINGKILTMTGKIYEKGSILIKGRKIAQVAEYIKPTEDMQIIDVQGAWVMPGIIEAHCHLGITEEKKGVEGDDCNETTDPVTPYLRAIDGINTLDAAFDEAVRAGITSAMIGPGSANVVGGQFVFMKTKGRVIDEMTLLEPAAMKVAFGENTKRVYSGQKKMPATRMAIASLLREALFKAVQYKEKKEKALQKGEAFEEDFKLESWLPVLDKKIPLKAHVHRTDDILTAVRIAKEYGLRMTLDHCSEGYLIPEELKRFGFPAIVGPALASRNKIEVQNVSFKTPGILYKAGIKIAITTDHPVTPIQYLAKCAGFAARDGLGVEAGLKAITISAAEICGVADRVGSLEPGKDADIAIFNDNPMQTLTHTLYTFINGEIAYSHEHVHTEKEVY from the coding sequence ATGATTTTAATTATTAATGGTAAGATTTTAACCATGACAGGTAAGATTTATGAAAAGGGTAGTATTCTTATAAAGGGCAGAAAGATTGCCCAGGTGGCGGAATATATTAAGCCAACAGAAGACATGCAGATTATAGATGTACAAGGTGCATGGGTGATGCCTGGTATTATAGAGGCACACTGCCACCTAGGGATTACAGAAGAAAAAAAGGGTGTCGAAGGAGATGATTGTAACGAAACAACGGATCCTGTTACCCCTTATTTAAGAGCTATAGATGGGATTAATACTTTAGATGCAGCTTTTGATGAAGCAGTACGTGCTGGCATTACTTCTGCTATGATTGGGCCTGGAAGTGCTAATGTAGTAGGTGGACAATTTGTTTTTATGAAAACAAAAGGAAGAGTTATTGATGAAATGACTTTATTAGAACCAGCAGCTATGAAAGTAGCTTTTGGAGAAAACACAAAACGTGTTTATAGTGGGCAAAAAAAGATGCCAGCTACCCGTATGGCTATAGCAAGCCTTTTAAGAGAAGCCTTGTTTAAAGCAGTTCAGTATAAAGAAAAGAAAGAAAAGGCCTTACAAAAAGGAGAGGCCTTTGAAGAAGATTTTAAGCTGGAGTCTTGGCTTCCAGTGCTAGACAAGAAAATACCGTTAAAAGCTCATGTACATCGTACAGATGATATTTTAACGGCAGTACGTATTGCAAAGGAATATGGTTTGAGAATGACCTTAGACCATTGTAGTGAGGGATACCTGATACCAGAAGAACTCAAACGTTTTGGTTTTCCAGCCATTGTAGGGCCGGCATTAGCTTCACGAAATAAAATTGAAGTCCAAAATGTAAGTTTTAAAACTCCAGGTATTTTATACAAAGCCGGCATTAAAATAGCCATTACTACAGACCATCCAGTTACACCTATTCAGTATTTAGCTAAATGTGCTGGTTTCGCAGCTAGAGATGGTTTAGGGGTGGAAGCTGGTCTGAAAGCCATTACGATTAGCGCAGCAGAAATTTGTGGTGTTGCAGATCGGGTAGGAAGTTTAGAACCTGGTAAAGATGCAGATATTGCTATTTTTAACGATAACCCAATGCAGACCCTAACCCATACTCTATATACGTTTATTAATGGAGAAATAGCATATAGTCATGAGCATGTGCATACTGAGAAAGAAGTATATTAA
- a CDS encoding class I SAM-dependent methyltransferase, producing the protein MKLNTINIAHGWMCQYLKAGDLCIDATAGRGHDTVFLCELVGDTGRVLAFDIQEEAVNSTKFLLKEKGLKAEVYLESHTHMDHYVKPETVDGIVFNFGYLPGGDHSMSTKADTSKLAIEKGLVLLKRHGVMSLCIYHGGDTGFEEKEVLMTYLKSLDAKAYTVAVCELYNKPNHPPLAVLIQKH; encoded by the coding sequence ATGAAACTTAATACAATTAATATTGCTCATGGTTGGATGTGCCAATATCTTAAAGCAGGAGATTTATGTATAGATGCAACAGCAGGGAGAGGGCATGATACAGTTTTTTTATGTGAGTTAGTAGGTGATACAGGTAGAGTACTAGCTTTTGATATTCAAGAAGAAGCCGTGAATAGTACAAAGTTTCTTTTAAAAGAAAAAGGATTAAAAGCAGAAGTATACCTTGAAAGTCATACTCATATGGATCACTATGTGAAACCAGAGACTGTAGATGGCATTGTATTTAATTTTGGTTATTTGCCAGGAGGAGATCATAGTATGAGTACGAAAGCTGATACGAGTAAGCTAGCTATTGAGAAGGGACTTGTATTACTCAAACGCCATGGTGTAATGAGTTTATGTATTTATCATGGTGGAGATACAGGGTTTGAGGAAAAAGAAGTTTTAATGACCTATTTAAAGAGTTTGGATGCAAAAGCTTATACAGTAGCTGTATGTGAACTGTATAACAAACCTAATCATCCACCATTAGCCGTACTTATTCAGAAACATTAA